The following coding sequences lie in one Borreliella spielmanii genomic window:
- the mnmG gene encoding tRNA uridine-5-carboxymethylaminomethyl(34) synthesis enzyme MnmG, whose protein sequence is MDFDAIVIGGGHAGIEAALALSRLSFKTLMITQNLDTIGKLSCNPAIGGLAKGNMVREIDALGGEMGRIIDFSMIQFRVLNKSRGPAVQAPRAQADKLMYQTKAKETLERQDNLDLFQDTVVDFLLNSMRNEIEGVVTERGNKFRSSVVVLTTGTFLRGKIFIGEYRANMGRLSEFSAYGLDKTLLGLGFEMGRLKTGTPARIHKKSVDFSKTEVQFGDSDIIPFSFSNGKLDKSQLSCYVTYTNKKTHEIISENMHLSPLYSGEIVGNGPRYCPSIEDKIVKFKDKDRHQIFIEPEGFNTEEMYLNGLSSSLPEDIQQKLINSIEGLEHAVITRPGYAVEYDYINPIELYPNLESKRVKGLFIAGQTNGSSGYEEAAAQGLMAGINAALRLQNKKPMILTRTSSYIGVLIDDLVTKGTKEPYRMFTSRAEHRLNLRHDTSDKRLIKIGYDLGLVDEERYSKYLFKEKRVEEIKELLKQRRLSLKDVVDEQLKKHVSKDFYHILKDPSISLDNLIKIDPSLSDSKVILEQVELDVKYEGYINRQKDLIKKLHNLELIKLPLDFNYEIIEGLSREAREKFSKVQPATLAQASRIPGIRNTDITVLFIYFSNPKNKVVLNFSL, encoded by the coding sequence ATGGATTTTGATGCAATTGTTATTGGAGGGGGGCATGCGGGGATTGAAGCCGCGCTTGCTCTTTCGAGATTGAGTTTTAAAACTTTAATGATTACTCAAAATTTAGATACAATAGGCAAGCTTTCTTGCAATCCCGCTATTGGTGGACTTGCTAAGGGCAATATGGTTAGAGAAATCGATGCTCTTGGCGGTGAAATGGGTCGTATTATTGACTTTAGTATGATTCAGTTTAGAGTTTTAAACAAAAGCCGTGGTCCTGCAGTTCAAGCTCCACGTGCGCAGGCTGATAAATTAATGTATCAAACTAAGGCTAAAGAAACTCTAGAGCGTCAAGATAATCTTGATCTTTTTCAAGATACGGTTGTTGATTTTCTTCTTAATTCTATGAGAAATGAAATTGAAGGTGTTGTTACAGAGAGGGGTAATAAGTTTAGATCAAGCGTTGTGGTGCTTACAACAGGGACTTTTCTTCGAGGTAAAATATTTATTGGTGAGTATAGAGCTAATATGGGTAGACTTTCTGAATTTTCTGCTTATGGACTTGATAAAACTTTGCTTGGTCTTGGATTTGAAATGGGTAGGCTTAAAACGGGAACTCCAGCAAGAATTCATAAAAAAAGTGTGGACTTTTCAAAGACCGAGGTTCAATTTGGAGATTCAGACATCATTCCCTTTTCTTTTTCAAATGGCAAGTTAGATAAATCTCAACTTTCATGTTATGTGACTTATACAAATAAAAAAACTCATGAAATAATTAGTGAAAATATGCACCTTTCCCCTCTTTATTCTGGTGAGATTGTAGGCAATGGTCCAAGATATTGTCCTTCTATTGAGGATAAGATAGTAAAATTTAAAGATAAAGATAGACATCAAATTTTTATTGAGCCTGAAGGGTTTAATACGGAAGAAATGTATCTTAATGGTCTTAGTTCTTCTTTGCCTGAGGATATTCAGCAAAAATTGATTAATAGCATTGAAGGTCTTGAGCATGCTGTTATTACAAGGCCTGGTTATGCTGTTGAGTATGATTATATAAATCCGATTGAACTTTATCCAAATCTTGAGAGCAAAAGAGTTAAAGGGCTTTTTATAGCAGGGCAGACTAACGGTTCTTCAGGATATGAAGAGGCAGCAGCTCAAGGGTTAATGGCTGGAATTAATGCTGCTCTTAGACTTCAAAATAAGAAGCCAATGATTTTAACAAGAACTAGTTCTTATATTGGAGTTCTTATTGACGATCTTGTTACTAAAGGCACTAAAGAGCCTTACAGAATGTTTACTTCTAGAGCTGAACACAGACTTAATTTAAGGCACGATACTAGTGATAAGCGTTTGATTAAGATTGGATATGATCTTGGGCTTGTTGATGAGGAGAGATATTCAAAATATCTTTTTAAGGAGAAGAGGGTTGAAGAGATAAAAGAGCTTTTAAAGCAAAGGCGTCTTAGTTTAAAAGATGTTGTTGATGAACAATTAAAAAAACATGTTAGTAAAGATTTTTACCATATTTTAAAAGATCCCTCTATTAGTTTGGATAATCTTATAAAGATTGATCCAAGTTTAAGTGATTCAAAAGTAATTTTAGAGCAAGTTGAATTAGATGTTAAATATGAAGGTTATATTAATAGACAAAAAGATTTGATTAAAAAACTTCATAATCTAGAACTTATCAAGCTTCCACTTGATTTTAATTATGAAATTATTGAAGGTCTCTCAAGAGAAGCTAGAGAGAAATTTTCTAAGGTTCAACCAGCTACTCTTGCTCAAGCAAGTCGAATTCCTGGAATAAGAAATACGGATATTACTGTTTTGTTTATATATTTTTCAAATCCTAAAAATAAGGTAGTTTTAAATTTTTCTTTATGA
- the rsmG gene encoding 16S rRNA (guanine(527)-N(7))-methyltransferase RsmG, with translation MISDIECALSEYNFQFTCKDLQKINLYIKRILLLNTRFNLISNNNSNFNSILNLHVIDSLLGLPTIKEINPSEILDVGSGAGFPGIILAIFDTSRKYYLLERSKKKSTFLKMIKLELDLENVKILEYEIERERKVYEFITIRAFRSMNEYAIILRNLLKNRGLIMAYKGKFDRINLEVNQIKDLFSKIEVKSLNPKLSVERNLVLLYR, from the coding sequence ATGATAAGTGACATTGAATGTGCTTTGTCAGAATATAATTTCCAGTTTACTTGCAAAGATCTTCAGAAAATAAATTTATATATAAAGAGAATTTTACTTTTAAATACCAGATTTAATTTAATTTCAAATAACAATAGCAACTTCAATTCTATTCTTAATCTACACGTTATAGACTCTCTTTTAGGATTGCCCACTATTAAAGAGATTAATCCTTCTGAAATTCTTGATGTTGGAAGTGGTGCTGGATTTCCAGGTATTATTTTAGCTATTTTTGATACTTCTAGAAAATATTATCTTTTAGAGAGAAGTAAAAAAAAGTCTACTTTTTTGAAAATGATAAAATTAGAACTTGATTTAGAAAATGTAAAAATTTTAGAATATGAGATTGAAAGAGAAAGGAAGGTGTACGAATTTATTACAATTCGAGCTTTTAGAAGTATGAATGAATATGCGATAATTTTAAGGAATCTTTTAAAGAATAGGGGTTTGATTATGGCTTATAAGGGCAAATTTGATAGAATTAACCTTGAAGTCAATCAAATTAAAGATTTGTTTAGTAAAATAGAAGTAAAGTCTTTAAATCCAAAATTAAGCGTAGAGAGAAATTTGGTTTTGCTTTATAGATAA
- a CDS encoding AAA family ATPase, which produces MKSSFQIDSEVENALHLINKFRREVASRVLGQKEMIDAILMGLLTEGHVLLEGVPGLAKTLAIQTVSDVLDLEFKRIQFTPDLLPSDLTGNMVYKSATGTFKVRKGPVFSNVILADEINRAPAKVQSALLEAMGERQVTLGDETHKLPDPFFVLATQNPIEQEGTYNLPESQLDRFLLKVNVHYPSVQDEVRLLKIFSVDGRLENIKVAKVMNAYSLADIKRTVGRVKVDDKIMLYIVTLISASRERDKKTYPFAKYIEFGASPRASLSLLKCARVNALYEGRIFVLPEDVKAVAYSVLRHRITPSYEAEVEEISIDDIIKMLLSAVALP; this is translated from the coding sequence ATGAAGAGTAGTTTTCAGATAGATTCAGAAGTAGAGAATGCATTACATTTGATAAATAAATTTAGAAGAGAGGTTGCAAGCAGGGTTCTTGGTCAAAAAGAAATGATAGATGCTATTTTAATGGGACTTTTAACAGAAGGGCATGTTTTGCTTGAAGGAGTTCCAGGTCTTGCTAAGACTCTTGCAATTCAGACCGTATCGGATGTTCTTGATCTTGAGTTTAAGCGGATACAGTTTACTCCAGATCTTTTGCCGTCGGATCTTACAGGTAATATGGTTTATAAAAGTGCTACAGGTACTTTTAAGGTTAGAAAAGGCCCAGTTTTTTCGAATGTTATTTTAGCAGACGAAATCAATAGAGCTCCTGCAAAAGTTCAGTCTGCTCTTCTTGAGGCTATGGGAGAAAGGCAAGTAACCCTTGGAGATGAAACCCATAAGCTTCCAGATCCATTTTTTGTTCTTGCTACTCAAAATCCAATAGAGCAAGAGGGTACTTATAATTTACCAGAATCTCAGCTTGATAGATTTTTATTAAAAGTTAATGTTCATTATCCATCAGTGCAAGATGAAGTAAGGCTTTTGAAAATATTTTCAGTGGATGGGCGTCTTGAAAATATTAAAGTTGCAAAGGTGATGAATGCTTATTCGTTGGCTGATATTAAGAGAACGGTTGGTAGGGTAAAAGTTGATGACAAAATAATGCTCTATATTGTTACTTTAATCTCGGCATCTCGCGAGAGAGATAAGAAAACTTATCCGTTTGCCAAATATATTGAATTTGGAGCATCTCCTAGGGCTTCTCTTAGTTTATTAAAGTGTGCTCGTGTTAATGCTCTTTATGAGGGTCGAATATTTGTTCTACCAGAAGATGTCAAAGCCGTGGCTTATAGTGTCTTAAGACATAGAATTACGCCATCTTATGAGGCAGAAGTAGAGGAAATAAGTATTGATGATATTATTAAAATGCTTCTTTCTGCTGTAGCGCTACCTTAG
- a CDS encoding DUF58 domain-containing protein, translating to MMQDNEISSSTKAKIKALKFFSRKMLSELNFGGYRSIFKGLGLEFHEFRPYEDSDDARFIDWNVSSKADSIFSKVFKEDRGMNLHLLVDNSLSMSLGDKVNKKDVQDLLVSIFAHMAFFNNDKIGVTFFSSGTDKFIPSSKGHSHLGLILSETINRNLKPGSSLAYIFKNTAEYYKKRSLVIIISDFKANAYFKSLNVLSKRHNVVAIRISDFFDENFPKIGTLICEDIETGENFLVSGFSKLTLSGYKNYWTLDKIKWKKECIKKNISFIEIDTKEDVFKKLKILLKKG from the coding sequence ATGATGCAAGATAATGAGATAAGCAGTAGTACTAAAGCTAAGATAAAAGCTTTAAAGTTCTTTTCAAGGAAAATGCTTTCAGAGCTTAATTTTGGTGGGTATCGTTCAATTTTTAAAGGACTTGGTCTTGAATTTCATGAATTTAGACCATATGAGGATTCTGATGATGCTAGATTTATTGATTGGAATGTTAGCTCAAAAGCTGACAGTATTTTTTCAAAGGTTTTCAAAGAAGATAGGGGAATGAATCTTCATCTTCTTGTCGATAATTCACTTTCTATGAGCTTGGGAGACAAAGTAAACAAAAAGGATGTTCAGGATTTGTTGGTTTCTATTTTTGCACATATGGCATTTTTTAATAATGATAAAATAGGTGTTACTTTTTTTTCAAGTGGAACAGACAAGTTTATACCCTCTAGCAAGGGTCATTCGCATTTGGGATTAATATTAAGTGAAACTATCAATAGAAATCTTAAGCCAGGCAGCAGCTTAGCTTATATTTTTAAAAATACGGCAGAATATTATAAAAAAAGATCTTTAGTTATAATTATTTCTGATTTTAAGGCTAATGCTTATTTTAAATCTTTAAATGTTTTAAGCAAGAGACATAATGTTGTTGCTATAAGAATTTCGGATTTTTTTGATGAAAATTTTCCAAAAATTGGAACTTTGATCTGTGAAGATATTGAAACTGGAGAAAATTTTTTAGTTTCGGGGTTTAGCAAGTTGACATTAAGTGGTTATAAAAACTATTGGACTCTTGATAAAATAAAATGGAAAAAAGAGTGTATTAAGAAAAATATTAGTTTTATTGAGATTGATACTAAAGAAGATGTTTTTAAAAAACTTAAAATTCTTCTTAAAAAGGGATAA